In one window of Oleidesulfovibrio alaskensis DSM 16109 DNA:
- a CDS encoding UDP-N-acetylmuramoyl-L-alanyl-D-glutamate--2,6-diaminopimelate ligase, producing the protein MKSTLSFDALAAAVRAGLLNIRIDSRKVRQGDVFVALPGSSVDGGAFIADALERGASYVVCRPCSVPVQTGGAAVVVAEDPRTALGLLAAARYDTADTGFPLVGITGTNGKTTCTYLLDHLFRTAGHVTGLLGTVNFRWPGHDEAAPMTTPDCVELHSMLSDMRDAGVEAAFMEVSSHALDQQRVSGARFAAALLTNLTQDHLDYHHDMEAYFSAKSRLFLELPDEDKVCAVNADDPYGRRLLPQLGRGVGYSVQGTVVPDCQVLQATILSSGPEGLHLSMDFEGKTWELRSPLVGAFNASNLAGVQAAGLAMGLPVEAMQGLASFSGVPGRMERIENDKGLNVFVDYAHTPDALENVLRALRAAGFARVIAVFGCGGDRDRTKRPLMGQAVCRHADVAVLTSDNPRTEDPVAIMADVKPGLAQCDHVVEEPDRRKALAAAVEMARPGDAVLVAGKGHEDYQVIGTTKIHFSDQETLRELLACA; encoded by the coding sequence ATGAAAAGCACACTCTCATTCGACGCGCTTGCCGCAGCGGTGCGCGCCGGACTGCTGAACATCCGTATTGATTCACGGAAAGTACGGCAGGGCGATGTCTTTGTGGCCCTGCCGGGGTCTTCCGTGGACGGCGGGGCGTTTATTGCCGATGCGCTTGAGCGCGGAGCGTCATATGTGGTCTGCAGACCCTGCAGCGTGCCGGTGCAGACCGGCGGCGCGGCCGTGGTCGTGGCCGAAGACCCGCGCACGGCTCTGGGGCTGCTGGCTGCCGCACGCTATGATACTGCCGATACGGGGTTTCCGCTTGTGGGCATCACGGGAACCAACGGCAAGACAACATGCACTTATCTGCTGGACCATCTTTTCCGCACTGCCGGGCACGTCACCGGTCTGCTGGGCACCGTGAATTTCCGCTGGCCGGGGCACGACGAAGCCGCGCCCATGACCACCCCCGACTGCGTTGAACTGCATTCCATGCTGTCGGACATGCGCGATGCGGGCGTCGAAGCCGCCTTCATGGAAGTTTCATCACATGCACTTGACCAACAGCGGGTTTCCGGCGCTCGTTTTGCCGCGGCGCTGCTGACCAATTTAACGCAGGACCATCTGGATTATCACCACGATATGGAAGCCTATTTCAGCGCAAAATCCAGACTGTTTCTTGAACTGCCAGACGAGGACAAAGTCTGCGCGGTGAATGCCGATGACCCGTACGGGCGCAGGCTGCTGCCGCAACTGGGCCGCGGTGTGGGCTATTCGGTACAGGGTACTGTTGTGCCGGACTGTCAGGTGCTGCAGGCCACCATACTTTCAAGCGGGCCCGAGGGGCTGCATCTGTCCATGGATTTTGAAGGGAAGACATGGGAGCTGCGTTCGCCGCTGGTGGGCGCGTTCAACGCAAGCAATCTTGCAGGGGTGCAGGCTGCGGGGCTGGCCATGGGGCTGCCCGTTGAGGCCATGCAGGGGCTGGCAAGCTTTTCCGGTGTGCCCGGCCGCATGGAGCGCATAGAAAATGACAAGGGTCTCAATGTTTTTGTCGATTATGCCCACACGCCGGATGCACTGGAAAATGTGCTCAGGGCGCTGCGGGCCGCAGGTTTTGCACGGGTCATAGCCGTGTTCGGCTGCGGCGGCGACCGTGACCGTACCAAGCGTCCGCTTATGGGGCAGGCCGTGTGCCGTCATGCAGACGTGGCGGTACTGACTTCTGACAACCCGCGCACCGAAGACCCGGTGGCCATCATGGCCGATGTCAAACCCGGTCTGGCACAGTGCGACCATGTGGTGGAAGAGCCCGACAGACGCAAGGCTCTTGCCGCGGCGGTGGAAATGGCCCGCCCCGGCGATGCCGTGCTGGTGGCCGGAAAGGGACACGAGGATTATCAGGTGATCGGCACCACAAAGATACATTTCAGTGATCAGG
- a CDS encoding penicillin-binding transpeptidase domain-containing protein encodes MLKSRTAANKKLKRQPKAVPASPPKDRSGIRLVSVAAVFALLWAGLWARAWYVQLIDGPRLAAMASRQHHATELVTGQRGDILDRNGLVLARSADFKSVFVRPVEVADRREAARMLANALGRTYAEMLTKVSRRSSFVWVAREVDDKAAARIRRAGVPGVYLTTEYSRLYPYRQLAGRLLGFVGTDDKGLEGLELAFDEYLTGQSTRQVVQRDAAGRRLYMDGAGFAEGLKGKTLRLTLDAQIQFFAEDALAAAVRRYEGAWGGCLVVDVPTGDILAWAEYPPFNPNAYKGYAPSMWRNRLAMDALEPGSTVKPFLIAAAMEDGLVQPDSLFFCENGRWKLHDVTIRDTKRHQWLTVDKVLRYSSNIGMAKIGLEMGAARYYDYLDRLGFGRRPDVPLPGEGRGIIRSPGEWREVDLAAASFGQGFAVTGAQLAKAYLALANGGVTRPLRLVDDGGQNQPRGERIFSEQTSAAVLAMLREVVEGDGTGRHADIAGLDVGGKTGTAQKASRSGSGYGDEYVASFVGLVPALNPRHIVVVTVDNPRKSHYGSVVAAPVFKSVVSRTWAYLGLLPESPADAGGLASADAPEVSGRVMPVAGSFGRPSAVVAAADDLTVVPDVVGRSLRSAVEVFARKGLIPEIKGHGGTVVRQQPAAGSPWPDNITESQYVLWVMEQS; translated from the coding sequence GTGTTGAAAAGCAGAACTGCCGCGAACAAAAAGCTGAAGCGCCAGCCGAAAGCCGTACCCGCCAGTCCTCCAAAGGACAGAAGCGGTATACGGCTTGTGTCCGTTGCGGCGGTTTTTGCACTGCTGTGGGCGGGGCTGTGGGCCCGCGCATGGTATGTCCAGCTCATTGACGGTCCCCGGCTGGCGGCTATGGCCAGCAGACAGCATCATGCCACAGAACTGGTCACGGGCCAGCGCGGCGATATTCTGGACAGAAACGGACTTGTGCTTGCACGCAGTGCCGATTTCAAATCTGTTTTTGTACGCCCCGTGGAAGTGGCCGACCGCAGAGAAGCCGCCCGCATGCTGGCTAATGCGCTGGGCAGAACCTATGCGGAAATGCTGACCAAGGTCTCGCGCCGCAGTTCTTTTGTGTGGGTGGCCCGCGAAGTGGATGACAAGGCCGCGGCGCGCATCCGCCGTGCCGGTGTGCCGGGCGTTTATCTGACCACGGAATACAGCCGCCTGTATCCTTACCGTCAGCTTGCCGGCAGGCTGCTGGGGTTTGTGGGTACCGATGACAAGGGGCTGGAAGGCCTGGAACTGGCTTTTGACGAGTATCTGACCGGTCAGAGCACCAGACAGGTGGTGCAGCGTGATGCGGCGGGACGGCGTCTGTATATGGACGGTGCGGGCTTTGCCGAAGGGCTGAAAGGCAAAACCCTGCGGCTGACGCTGGATGCCCAGATACAGTTTTTTGCAGAAGATGCACTGGCTGCCGCGGTGCGCCGTTATGAGGGGGCCTGGGGCGGTTGTCTAGTGGTGGACGTGCCCACGGGCGACATTCTGGCCTGGGCGGAGTACCCGCCGTTCAACCCCAACGCCTACAAAGGCTATGCGCCCTCCATGTGGCGTAACCGGCTGGCCATGGATGCGCTGGAACCCGGTTCCACCGTAAAGCCTTTTCTGATTGCCGCGGCCATGGAAGACGGGCTGGTGCAGCCGGACAGTCTTTTCTTCTGCGAAAACGGCCGTTGGAAGCTGCACGATGTGACCATCCGCGATACCAAGCGGCATCAGTGGCTTACCGTGGATAAAGTGCTGCGTTACTCCAGCAACATCGGCATGGCCAAGATAGGGTTGGAGATGGGCGCCGCCAGATACTACGACTACCTTGACAGACTGGGGTTCGGCAGGCGTCCCGACGTGCCGCTGCCCGGCGAGGGGCGCGGTATAATCCGGTCGCCGGGTGAATGGCGCGAAGTAGATCTGGCTGCCGCGTCGTTCGGTCAGGGGTTTGCCGTCACAGGAGCTCAGCTGGCCAAAGCGTATCTGGCTCTGGCCAACGGCGGCGTAACCAGACCGCTGCGGCTGGTGGACGACGGCGGGCAGAACCAGCCCCGTGGAGAGAGAATTTTTTCGGAGCAGACGTCAGCCGCGGTGCTGGCCATGCTGCGCGAGGTGGTGGAAGGCGACGGAACAGGGCGGCATGCCGATATAGCCGGTCTGGACGTGGGCGGCAAAACCGGCACAGCCCAGAAAGCAAGCAGAAGCGGCAGCGGTTACGGCGACGAATATGTGGCCTCGTTCGTGGGGCTGGTTCCGGCGCTCAATCCCCGCCACATTGTGGTGGTCACAGTGGATAACCCGCGCAAGAGCCACTACGGCAGTGTGGTGGCGGCACCGGTTTTCAAATCTGTTGTCAGCAGAACGTGGGCCTACCTCGGACTGCTGCCCGAATCTCCGGCGGATGCCGGCGGTCTGGCTTCGGCAGACGCTCCCGAGGTTTCCGGACGTGTCATGCCTGTTGCCGGTTCCTTCGGGCGGCCTTCGGCCGTTGTGGCCGCCGCGGATGATCTGACCGTGGTACCGGATGTGGTGGGGCGCAGCCTGCGCAGCGCCGTGGAAGTTTTTGCCCGTAAGGGTCTTATACCGGAAATTAAAGGGCACGGGGGCACCGTTGTGCGGCAGCAGCCCGCGGCAGGGTCGCCGTGGCCGGATAATATAACAGAATCACAGTACGTACTGTGGGTTATGGAGCAGTCCTGA
- the rsmH gene encoding 16S rRNA (cytosine(1402)-N(4))-methyltransferase RsmH, which yields MTADNGHDNNRHQYTAHVPVLLDEVLHYLSPVRGGRYLDGTLGLGGHSEAIMNRCGGDAWLLGLDRDREALAAASGRLAPFGDRVTTRYACYSQFAAIMDEIGWTGLDGALIDIGVSSMQIDTPSRGFSFYADGPLDMRMDPSGDIPSAGVLVNTGSVERLKEIISTYGEDPMAGRIARAIVDARARNPIETTARLAEVVESAYPAKWRAKSRNHPATRTFQALRMAVNGELEELETFLAAVVDRMNPGGRIVVITFHSLEDRLVKNAFRDEAKGCLCPRHIPVCVCGKKPRVNVLTRKPVTAGQAELQANSRASSAKLRAAERI from the coding sequence GTGACGGCAGACAACGGGCATGACAACAATCGGCATCAGTACACAGCTCATGTTCCTGTGCTGCTGGACGAGGTGCTGCATTATCTTTCGCCGGTCAGGGGCGGGCGGTATCTGGACGGTACGCTCGGTCTTGGCGGACACAGCGAAGCGATAATGAACCGCTGCGGCGGAGATGCCTGGCTGCTGGGGCTGGACCGTGACCGCGAGGCGCTTGCCGCCGCATCCGGAAGGCTTGCTCCTTTCGGCGACCGCGTGACCACCCGCTATGCCTGTTACAGTCAGTTTGCCGCCATCATGGACGAAATTGGCTGGACCGGGCTGGACGGGGCGCTGATAGACATCGGTGTTTCCTCTATGCAGATAGACACTCCTTCCCGCGGATTCAGCTTTTACGCTGACGGCCCGCTGGACATGCGCATGGACCCTTCCGGTGATATACCGTCTGCCGGTGTGCTGGTGAACACAGGCAGCGTGGAGCGTCTTAAGGAAATCATAAGCACGTACGGCGAAGATCCCATGGCGGGCAGGATAGCCCGGGCCATCGTGGACGCGCGTGCCCGCAATCCCATAGAAACCACGGCCCGTCTGGCCGAGGTGGTGGAAAGCGCCTATCCGGCAAAATGGCGGGCAAAATCCCGCAACCATCCGGCAACGCGCACGTTTCAGGCGCTGCGCATGGCCGTGAACGGAGAGCTGGAGGAACTGGAGACCTTTCTTGCCGCCGTCGTCGACAGGATGAATCCCGGCGGACGTATTGTGGTGATCACCTTTCATTCACTGGAAGACCGGCTGGTCAAAAACGCATTCAGAGATGAAGCCAAGGGCTGTCTGTGCCCCAGGCATATTCCCGTGTGCGTGTGCGGCAAAAAGCCGCGGGTCAATGTGCTGACCCGCAAACCGGTGACCGCGGGGCAGGCGGAGCTGCAGGCCAACAGCAGAGCCTCCAGCGCCAAGCTGCGTGCCGCGGAGCGGATTTAA
- a CDS encoding division/cell wall cluster transcriptional repressor MraZ, which yields MSFKGRSYRSLDPKGRLMLPPEVRDALLAVSPEGRVSLTTFDGCLVAYTPEDWEKFEAGFARIKNPSRKMRDFRRLVIGGVEELCVDKQGRVKLSRAHMEYAGITKKVVIVGQGSRFEIWSEEELEAVIGQDFGDVTDELAESGVDFPI from the coding sequence ATGAGTTTCAAGGGACGTTCATATCGCAGTCTGGACCCTAAGGGCCGGCTGATGCTCCCTCCGGAGGTTCGCGATGCATTACTCGCGGTTAGCCCCGAAGGCAGGGTGTCCCTTACCACGTTTGACGGCTGCCTTGTGGCCTATACCCCCGAAGACTGGGAAAAGTTTGAGGCGGGTTTTGCCCGCATAAAAAATCCTTCGCGCAAAATGCGTGACTTCAGGCGGCTGGTCATAGGCGGAGTGGAAGAACTCTGCGTGGACAAACAAGGCCGGGTCAAACTTTCAAGAGCGCATATGGAATACGCGGGCATCACGAAAAAAGTGGTGATCGTGGGGCAGGGCAGCCGGTTTGAAATCTGGAGCGAAGAAGAACTCGAAGCGGTGATAGGTCAGGACTTCGGGGACGTGACGGACGAACTGGCGGAAAGCGGTGTGGATTTTCCCATCTGA
- the pyk gene encoding pyruvate kinase, with amino-acid sequence MRTKIIATVGPASSGRETLSRLIQAGVRIFRLNFSHGDASQFVDLIALMRQLEAEYQTPITLLQDLSGPKIRIGELPDGALTLAKDDRILLGIPGKAAADGLPFVPFTHKTILDGMEPGDRVVLSDGGLQFHVESKVGPDLFCLVANNSGIITSRKGLALPGKPIHLAALTEKDKKDLQDGLRMGVDAVALSFVQTPEDVAEAKALIKAAGRNVPVIAKLERRNAVDRLEEILEVTDIVMVARGDLGVECPLPELPAMQKRIIRACNRKAKPVIVATQMLLSMVNSPSPTRAETTDVANAVLDGADCVMLSEETAMGNFPVETVQFMRQIVRAAEELHLEQSSVLPPLDEQKTPDFLAYSACLLADKTCAGAIVAHSMSGSAARVLSARRPRQTIHALTPDDEALRFLNFSWGVWPHKVDETLPGHLERAELFVDNAPQFEDGAEVVITAGQPKPGEKPRGTNLVKIYRK; translated from the coding sequence ATGAGAACGAAAATAATCGCAACAGTGGGCCCTGCCTCTTCGGGCCGGGAAACCCTCTCACGGCTGATTCAGGCCGGAGTACGCATATTCCGGCTCAATTTTTCACATGGTGACGCCTCGCAGTTTGTTGATTTGATTGCTCTCATGCGACAGCTGGAGGCGGAATACCAGACACCCATAACCCTGCTGCAGGATCTTTCCGGCCCTAAAATCCGTATAGGTGAACTGCCGGACGGCGCCCTGACGCTGGCAAAGGACGACCGTATCCTGCTGGGCATTCCCGGCAAGGCGGCGGCAGACGGATTACCCTTCGTTCCGTTCACGCACAAGACAATTCTTGACGGCATGGAACCGGGCGACAGGGTGGTACTGAGCGACGGCGGACTGCAGTTCCATGTGGAAAGCAAGGTCGGCCCCGATCTGTTCTGTCTGGTGGCAAACAACAGCGGTATCATAACCTCGCGCAAGGGCCTTGCCCTGCCGGGCAAGCCTATCCACCTGGCCGCCCTGACCGAAAAAGACAAAAAAGATCTGCAGGACGGGCTGCGCATGGGCGTGGATGCCGTGGCGCTTTCGTTTGTGCAGACGCCCGAAGATGTGGCCGAAGCCAAGGCACTCATCAAGGCGGCAGGCCGCAACGTGCCTGTAATTGCCAAACTGGAACGGCGCAACGCCGTGGACAGGCTGGAAGAAATTCTGGAAGTGACAGACATTGTCATGGTGGCCCGCGGCGATCTGGGTGTGGAATGCCCCCTGCCCGAGCTGCCCGCCATGCAGAAGCGCATCATCCGCGCCTGCAACCGCAAGGCAAAACCGGTTATCGTTGCCACGCAGATGCTGCTTTCCATGGTCAACAGCCCCAGCCCCACCCGCGCCGAAACCACTGACGTGGCCAACGCGGTGCTGGACGGTGCCGACTGCGTGATGCTGTCGGAAGAAACGGCCATGGGCAACTTCCCTGTGGAGACGGTTCAGTTCATGCGGCAGATAGTCCGCGCGGCCGAAGAGCTGCATCTGGAGCAGTCTTCTGTGCTGCCCCCGCTTGATGAGCAGAAGACACCTGATTTTCTGGCCTATTCCGCATGTCTGCTGGCCGACAAGACCTGCGCGGGTGCCATAGTGGCACACAGCATGTCCGGCAGCGCGGCACGGGTGCTATCCGCCCGCAGACCCCGTCAGACCATCCATGCGCTTACTCCCGATGACGAAGCGCTGCGCTTCCTCAACTTTTCATGGGGCGTATGGCCCCACAAGGTTGATGAAACACTGCCGGGTCATCTTGAGCGTGCCGAACTCTTTGTGGACAACGCGCCGCAGTTTGAAGACGGGGCCGAAGTAGTGATAACAGCAGGACAGCCCAAGCCCGGTGAAAAACCCCGCGGCACCAACCTGGTAAAAATATACAGAAAATAG
- a CDS encoding HD-GYP domain-containing protein, whose product MSAVKSTIPDNISEEYYQISIEILNSFPKYRPPLDLFRFREDIAQLQPLFRKGERLSNENIEQLRELCIGGDVFVARSDRAIYSKHIIKQLDLVLVDDNLKPAEVAEICIMALGQRLSDFLEQPVKPVFDLFYRDVMVFTEYIWQDRHRLRSFMRRVSRTHTLVSHSLNTLFVGLWLLLETDATLKRRLLDRAALALLLHDLGMAKVPAFILSKTTPLKLEERDKITPHPLIGAKIMHKLGLAFDEMRQAQMEHHERLDGSGYPQKLGADRVSRMGRIAAVADSFSAMICQRPYAKAMDPMTAAAHLAKDRQKYDPKYTAKLQTAVAQNLFEPPAQTSPPAA is encoded by the coding sequence ATGAGCGCGGTAAAATCGACCATACCTGACAATATTTCGGAAGAATATTATCAGATCAGTATCGAGATTCTGAACAGCTTCCCGAAGTACAGGCCGCCGCTCGACCTGTTCCGCTTCCGAGAAGACATCGCACAGCTCCAGCCGCTCTTCCGCAAGGGAGAGCGGCTTTCCAACGAGAATATAGAACAGCTGCGCGAACTGTGCATCGGCGGCGATGTCTTTGTGGCGCGGTCAGACAGGGCCATCTACTCCAAGCACATCATCAAGCAGCTTGATCTGGTACTGGTGGATGACAACCTGAAACCAGCAGAAGTGGCCGAAATCTGCATAATGGCACTGGGCCAGCGGCTGAGCGATTTTCTGGAGCAGCCGGTTAAACCGGTCTTTGATCTCTTTTACCGCGATGTCATGGTATTTACGGAATACATATGGCAGGACAGACACCGCCTGCGGTCTTTCATGCGCCGCGTCAGCCGCACCCACACGCTGGTCAGCCACTCGCTGAACACGCTTTTTGTAGGGCTGTGGCTGCTGCTCGAAACTGACGCCACCCTCAAGCGCCGTCTGCTGGACAGGGCCGCGCTGGCGCTGCTGCTGCACGATCTCGGTATGGCAAAGGTGCCGGCGTTCATCCTTTCCAAAACCACTCCTCTCAAGCTGGAAGAACGCGACAAAATAACGCCGCACCCGCTTATCGGCGCAAAGATAATGCATAAGCTGGGTCTGGCCTTTGACGAAATGCGGCAGGCGCAGATGGAACACCACGAACGGCTGGACGGTTCGGGCTATCCGCAAAAGCTCGGAGCCGACCGCGTCAGCCGCATGGGCCGCATTGCCGCCGTGGCTGATTCCTTTTCCGCCATGATCTGTCAGCGCCCTTACGCCAAAGCCATGGATCCCATGACCGCGGCCGCGCATCTGGCCAAAGACAGACAGAAATACGACCCCAAATACACTGCCAAACTGCAGACCGCCGTGGCCCAGAACCTTTTTGAGCCTCCCGCGCAAACCAGTCCCCCCGCAGCCTGA
- a CDS encoding cobyric acid synthase, protein MIQGTCSNAGKSILTAALCRILLQDGLSVAPFKSQNMALNSFVTPDGFEIGRAQAVQAAACRLEPDVRMNPVLLKPSSDTGSQVIVMGRPVGNMRVREYMAYKPQAFARACAAYDSLADEHDVMVLEGAGSPAEINLKQHDIVNMAMARHAQARVLIAGDIDRGGVFAALVGTWELLDPWERDLVAGFVLNMFRGDASLLESALTYVTERTGCPFYGVVPYVSGLGLPEEDSVSFKEALRGSCGGMPESVWPHGMLEAVLVDLPHISNFTDVDALRAEPDVRLRVAGTAEALDACGMPHLLIVPGSKNTLADLAALENSGMGARIRALAGAGCPVVGICGGFQMLGTSVTDPHGVESGARSREGLGLLPVETVMGRHKTLARTAGLHCDTGCRVSGYEIHHGSTTANGPVRTVLRDDSGAPLGLGDTDGAVWGTYLHGIFDEDDFRRAFLDALRRRAGLEPVGRVVAPYSIDGALDRLAAVVRSSMDMTALYRVLGL, encoded by the coding sequence ATGATTCAGGGCACCTGCTCCAATGCAGGTAAAAGTATCCTTACTGCGGCCCTGTGCCGTATTCTGCTGCAGGACGGTCTGTCTGTGGCGCCTTTCAAGTCGCAGAACATGGCACTCAATTCATTTGTGACCCCCGACGGTTTTGAGATCGGGCGCGCTCAGGCCGTTCAGGCGGCGGCGTGCCGGCTGGAACCTGACGTGCGCATGAATCCGGTGCTGCTCAAACCCAGTTCCGATACGGGGTCTCAGGTCATTGTCATGGGCAGGCCGGTGGGCAACATGCGGGTGCGCGAATATATGGCCTATAAACCGCAGGCTTTTGCCCGGGCCTGCGCTGCATATGATTCGCTGGCGGACGAACATGACGTGATGGTGCTGGAAGGGGCCGGCAGCCCCGCCGAAATCAACCTGAAGCAGCACGACATAGTGAACATGGCCATGGCACGCCATGCACAGGCCCGGGTGCTGATTGCCGGTGACATCGACCGCGGCGGAGTCTTTGCCGCGCTGGTGGGCACATGGGAACTGCTGGACCCTTGGGAACGCGATCTTGTGGCCGGTTTTGTGCTGAACATGTTCCGCGGTGACGCCTCGCTGCTCGAATCCGCTCTGACATATGTGACGGAACGCACCGGCTGCCCGTTTTACGGTGTGGTGCCGTATGTTTCCGGTCTGGGACTGCCCGAAGAGGATTCCGTTTCCTTCAAAGAGGCTCTGCGCGGTTCCTGTGGCGGCATGCCGGAAAGTGTTTGGCCGCACGGAATGCTGGAAGCGGTACTTGTCGACCTGCCGCACATCTCCAACTTTACCGATGTGGACGCTTTGCGCGCGGAACCCGACGTGCGCTTGCGGGTGGCAGGTACTGCGGAGGCGCTGGACGCCTGCGGAATGCCGCATCTGCTTATTGTTCCCGGCAGTAAGAACACGCTGGCCGATCTGGCAGCGCTGGAAAATAGCGGCATGGGGGCCCGTATCCGTGCTCTCGCCGGGGCAGGATGTCCCGTGGTAGGCATCTGCGGGGGCTTTCAGATGCTGGGAACATCAGTAACCGACCCGCACGGTGTGGAGTCCGGCGCCCGCAGCCGCGAAGGACTGGGGCTGCTGCCTGTGGAAACCGTGATGGGCCGGCATAAAACGCTGGCCCGCACTGCGGGGCTTCACTGCGATACGGGATGCCGTGTGAGCGGGTACGAGATTCATCACGGAAGCACCACCGCAAACGGGCCTGTGCGGACAGTGCTGCGCGATGACAGCGGTGCTCCGCTGGGACTGGGCGACACTGACGGTGCGGTTTGGGGAACCTACCTGCATGGTATTTTTGACGAAGACGATTTCCGCCGCGCGTTTCTGGATGCGCTGCGCCGCCGCGCCGGACTGGAACCGGTGGGACGGGTGGTGGCCCCATACAGCATTGACGGCGCGCTGGACAGACTGGCGGCCGTGGTCAGGAGCAGCATGGATATGACTGCCCTGTACCGTGTGCTGGGATTGTAG
- a CDS encoding PilZ domain-containing protein, with protein MRILILAKDTEEAAPYRAVLQTLRVEAHEVHDSQAALEALREKPFNGVLIDMPTLLRMAGKGRNELQNILSLYPCLHARPDKQTGIIILGQEGDPHENVRRFIETRCKNFSPRTIRRDARLDVHFNILMSTSALFTPQTTVKTCTMNISVLGCFVFSVAVWQPDTQVWIQFVDLEDKTPVVAKVCQVQRWGKGCKIPGVGLEFLSLTDNQIAGLQNSFAQQAEDPAPHGQ; from the coding sequence ATGCGCATTCTTATTCTGGCCAAAGATACCGAGGAAGCAGCCCCCTACAGGGCCGTACTGCAAACGCTCCGCGTGGAAGCGCACGAGGTGCACGATTCGCAGGCGGCGCTGGAAGCGCTGCGTGAAAAACCGTTCAACGGCGTACTGATCGACATGCCCACACTGCTGCGCATGGCGGGCAAAGGCCGCAACGAACTGCAGAATATTCTGAGCCTGTACCCCTGTCTGCACGCCCGTCCGGACAAGCAGACAGGCATCATCATTCTGGGACAGGAAGGTGACCCGCATGAAAACGTGCGCCGGTTTATAGAAACGCGTTGCAAAAACTTTTCCCCGCGCACCATCCGGCGCGATGCACGCCTCGACGTCCATTTCAACATCCTCATGTCCACGTCTGCCCTGTTTACTCCGCAGACCACGGTAAAAACATGCACCATGAACATTTCTGTTCTGGGCTGCTTTGTTTTTTCCGTGGCGGTATGGCAACCGGATACGCAGGTGTGGATACAGTTTGTCGATCTGGAGGACAAAACACCGGTGGTGGCAAAGGTGTGTCAGGTACAGCGCTGGGGCAAGGGGTGCAAAATCCCCGGCGTGGGGCTTGAATTTCTGTCACTTACCGACAACCAGATTGCCGGCCTGCAGAACAGCTTTGCCCAGCAGGCAGAAGACCCGGCCCCCCACGGTCAGTAG